One window of the Pseudarthrobacter sp. ATCC 49987 genome contains the following:
- a CDS encoding HEAT repeat domain-containing protein: protein MGKRSDYRAALASFPPEQWAAYLNAESGLPGPRGNIELAEAFADVADPELIRLCASSQDEYLATCGAVGFGRLLADGEPHAAETLRALAADPRWRVREGVAMALQRLGDADMPGLWAVAEEWVDGPPLVQRAIAAGICEPRLLGAPGDAVRALDVLDRITVSVSGMEGQSRRTDEFRVLRQGLGYCWSVAIAGAPSEGFGRLERWAASDDKDVRWIVRENLKKARLARADPAAAERVAEVLNRAGP, encoded by the coding sequence GTGGGCAAACGATCGGACTACAGGGCGGCCCTGGCGTCGTTCCCACCTGAGCAGTGGGCGGCTTACCTGAACGCCGAATCCGGCCTTCCCGGTCCCCGGGGGAACATCGAACTTGCCGAGGCGTTTGCCGATGTGGCCGACCCCGAATTGATACGACTGTGCGCGTCGAGCCAGGACGAATACCTGGCGACGTGCGGCGCCGTCGGCTTTGGCCGCCTGCTGGCCGACGGCGAGCCGCACGCCGCGGAGACTCTCAGGGCGCTGGCGGCCGATCCGCGCTGGCGCGTGCGCGAGGGCGTCGCAATGGCCCTGCAGAGGCTCGGCGACGCTGATATGCCGGGGTTGTGGGCCGTGGCCGAAGAGTGGGTGGATGGTCCGCCGCTGGTGCAGCGCGCCATCGCGGCGGGTATCTGTGAACCCCGCCTGCTGGGCGCGCCGGGCGACGCCGTCCGGGCCCTGGACGTCCTGGACCGGATCACGGTGTCAGTCAGTGGCATGGAAGGTCAGTCACGGCGCACCGACGAGTTCCGTGTGCTGCGGCAGGGGCTCGGTTACTGCTGGAGTGTTGCCATTGCGGGCGCGCCGTCGGAGGGCTTTGGGCGCCTGGAACGGTGGGCGGCCAGCGACGACAAGGATGTGCGCTGGATCGTGCGGGAGAACCTCAAGAAGGCGCGGCTGGCCAGGGCTGATCCGGCAGCTGCAGAACGCGTGGCCGAAGTACTGAATCGCGCCGGTCCATGA
- the nboR gene encoding nicotine blue oxidoreductase, giving the protein MSDIGAPRTTAVLLAAGAGIRLGRGPKALLPFRGRTLVEVLADVLLAGGCREVVVVLGAGAAMVRAGTDLSRHHVIDNPDWDTGMGGSFRLGVAAAAPEDHVLMALVDQPGLTAETVARLLASHQPGRVTAAGYRGPDGTLRRGHPLLLDATLRAEAADSATGDAGARFFLQAHPELVDLVDCSDLSSGEDLDAPDQLPLLD; this is encoded by the coding sequence GTGAGCGACATCGGGGCACCACGCACGACGGCGGTGCTCCTTGCCGCCGGCGCCGGGATACGGCTGGGGCGCGGGCCCAAGGCCCTGCTCCCGTTCCGCGGCCGCACGCTCGTTGAAGTGCTCGCCGACGTGCTGCTCGCGGGCGGCTGCCGGGAAGTGGTGGTGGTCCTTGGTGCGGGCGCAGCAATGGTCCGCGCCGGCACCGACCTCAGCCGGCACCACGTCATCGACAACCCGGACTGGGACACAGGGATGGGCGGCTCGTTCCGGCTGGGAGTTGCCGCGGCAGCCCCGGAGGACCATGTGCTCATGGCGCTGGTGGACCAGCCCGGACTGACGGCTGAGACGGTCGCGCGGCTGCTGGCGTCCCACCAACCGGGCCGGGTGACGGCCGCCGGCTACCGGGGGCCCGACGGCACACTCCGGCGCGGGCATCCGCTGCTGCTGGATGCCACCCTGCGTGCTGAGGCCGCGGACTCTGCCACGGGCGACGCCGGGGCACGCTTCTTCCTGCAGGCCCACCCGGAGCTGGTCGACCTCGTGGACTGCAGCGACCTCTCCAGCGGCGAGGACCTCGATGCGCCGGACCAGCTGCCCCTGCTCGACTAG
- the uraH gene encoding hydroxyisourate hydrolase: MSVSHITTHVLDTGSGKPAAGVPVTLQMLDGERWVRIAEGATDADGRVKQLGPDRLPSGTYRLAFDTGEYFAASGTESFFPEVAITFGVVESEAHYHVPLLLSPFAYSTYRGS, encoded by the coding sequence ATGAGCGTTTCCCACATCACCACCCACGTGCTCGACACCGGCTCCGGCAAACCCGCGGCCGGTGTCCCGGTCACCCTCCAGATGCTCGACGGCGAACGCTGGGTCCGGATCGCCGAGGGCGCCACGGACGCCGACGGACGCGTCAAACAGCTGGGCCCGGACCGGCTGCCCTCGGGAACCTACCGCCTGGCCTTCGATACGGGAGAGTACTTCGCCGCCAGCGGCACCGAATCGTTCTTCCCGGAGGTGGCTATCACGTTCGGCGTGGTGGAGTCGGAGGCGCACTACCATGTGCCGCTCCTGCTGAGCCCGTTCGCGTACTCCACCTACCGGGGCAGCTGA
- the uraD gene encoding 2-oxo-4-hydroxy-4-carboxy-5-ureidoimidazoline decarboxylase, giving the protein MHLDQFNAASRTEAADALRPCLDIQRWIDGLADARPYSDVEALLAAGRAAADPFTPSEIEAALARHPRIGERAQGDSTEARLSRSEQAGLGAADAAVTEALADGNRAYEEKFGQVFLIRAAGRSREEILAALTTRLAHTPEEEQAIIGQQLREIVVLRLEGLMGR; this is encoded by the coding sequence ATGCATCTTGACCAGTTCAACGCGGCCAGCCGCACGGAGGCGGCCGATGCCCTGCGCCCCTGCCTGGACATCCAGCGCTGGATCGACGGGCTCGCCGACGCGCGGCCGTACTCCGACGTCGAAGCACTCCTGGCGGCGGGCCGCGCCGCAGCCGACCCGTTCACGCCGTCGGAAATCGAGGCAGCGCTCGCCCGCCACCCTCGGATCGGCGAGCGGGCCCAGGGAGACAGCACGGAGGCCAGGCTTTCCCGGTCGGAACAGGCCGGACTCGGCGCGGCTGACGCGGCCGTCACGGAGGCCCTGGCGGACGGCAACCGCGCCTACGAGGAGAAGTTCGGCCAGGTGTTCCTGATCCGTGCAGCCGGCCGCAGCCGCGAGGAGATCCTGGCCGCCCTGACCACCCGGCTCGCCCACACCCCCGAGGAAGAACAGGCAATAATTGGCCAGCAGCTGCGGGAGATCGTGGTGCTCAGACTCGAAGGACTGATGGGCAGATGA
- a CDS encoding serine hydrolase, whose amino-acid sequence MEEPTPQRLGRRRGGARGRLRSRAFRRTRALVMAACAAILAVALGAGVHSAAQARSTAVVQSGNVTNSQASVPASAASTASPAATPAVSPTTPAAGAIDAELDAKINGIIDANSDYQIGVALLDLSEGAEVAEAVHEYGVDAAFVAASTAKVLAAEAYYHLVETGEASLGDPLGAYTAEFQLRAMIQQSDNDSWSLIMDAVGHEELTDYAASMGVDYSPESNTLTPADMAHILAGLYSGTLLEPADTEQLLAYMQDTNYETLIPAAAPAGITVFHKYGLLGGELHDAGILTQGGKAYALVVYTKGAGLGSVPERTEVIHQVTEAVTDALF is encoded by the coding sequence ATGGAAGAGCCCACGCCACAGCGGCTTGGTCGCCGCCGCGGCGGCGCACGCGGGAGGCTGCGCTCCCGGGCGTTCCGGCGCACCCGGGCACTCGTGATGGCGGCGTGCGCGGCAATTCTGGCGGTGGCGCTGGGCGCCGGCGTCCACTCCGCCGCGCAGGCCCGTTCGACGGCGGTTGTCCAGTCCGGGAATGTGACCAACAGCCAAGCGTCAGTCCCGGCATCGGCCGCGTCGACCGCGTCACCGGCCGCCACGCCCGCCGTTTCACCCACCACACCGGCCGCGGGGGCCATCGACGCGGAGCTGGACGCCAAAATCAACGGCATCATCGACGCCAACAGTGACTACCAGATCGGCGTCGCGCTCCTCGATCTGTCGGAGGGTGCGGAGGTCGCCGAAGCTGTGCACGAATACGGTGTGGATGCGGCCTTCGTCGCCGCAAGCACGGCCAAGGTCCTGGCCGCCGAGGCGTACTACCACCTGGTCGAAACCGGGGAGGCCTCGCTCGGCGATCCACTGGGGGCCTACACCGCGGAGTTCCAGCTGCGGGCGATGATCCAGCAGAGCGACAACGACTCCTGGTCGCTGATCATGGACGCGGTGGGCCACGAGGAGCTGACGGACTACGCGGCCTCGATGGGGGTGGACTACAGCCCCGAAAGCAACACACTCACCCCGGCGGACATGGCCCACATTCTGGCCGGCCTCTACTCCGGAACGCTGCTGGAACCTGCGGACACCGAACAGCTCCTGGCCTACATGCAGGACACCAACTACGAAACGCTCATCCCGGCCGCTGCTCCCGCCGGCATCACCGTCTTCCATAAGTACGGCCTGCTGGGCGGGGAGCTGCACGACGCCGGGATCCTCACCCAGGGCGGCAAGGCCTATGCCCTGGTGGTCTACACCAAGGGTGCCGGCCTCGGCAGCGTCCCGGAGCGGACCGAAGTCATCCACCAGGTGACCGAGGCCGTCACTGACGCCTTGTTCTAG
- a CDS encoding alpha/beta fold hydrolase, whose amino-acid sequence MAYIKVGTENSTDIELYYEDHGSGQPVVLIHGYPLDGSSWEKQTTALLGAGYRVITYDRRGFGQSSKPTDGYDYDTFAADLDTLLTTLDLNDAVLVGFSMGTGEVGRYLGTYGSARVAKAVFLGSLEPYLLQTDDNPDGVPQSAFDGLLEAVTTDRYAFFTEFFKNFYNSDTFLGTPRLSEEVMRAGWNLATAGGPTASAAAQPPWLTDFRADIPKIDVPTLIVHGTADNILPIDVTGRRFAKALPSAEYVEIEGAPHGMLWTHAAEVNEALLGFLAK is encoded by the coding sequence ATGGCTTACATCAAGGTTGGAACCGAGAACAGCACCGACATCGAGCTCTACTACGAGGACCACGGCAGCGGGCAGCCGGTGGTCCTGATCCACGGCTATCCGCTGGACGGATCGTCCTGGGAGAAGCAGACCACGGCCCTGCTCGGCGCCGGCTACCGCGTCATCACCTATGACCGCCGCGGATTCGGCCAGTCCAGCAAGCCCACCGACGGCTACGACTACGACACCTTCGCCGCCGACCTCGATACCCTGCTCACCACCCTGGACCTGAACGACGCCGTGCTGGTGGGCTTCTCGATGGGAACCGGCGAAGTGGGCCGGTACCTCGGCACCTACGGCTCGGCCCGGGTGGCGAAGGCCGTGTTCCTCGGCTCGCTGGAACCCTACCTGCTGCAGACCGACGACAACCCCGACGGCGTCCCGCAGTCCGCGTTCGACGGCCTGCTGGAGGCTGTGACCACCGATCGCTACGCCTTCTTCACCGAGTTCTTCAAGAACTTCTACAACAGCGATACCTTCCTCGGCACACCCCGACTCAGCGAGGAAGTCATGCGGGCCGGCTGGAACCTCGCGACCGCGGGCGGCCCCACCGCCTCGGCAGCCGCGCAGCCCCCCTGGCTGACCGACTTCCGTGCCGACATCCCCAAGATCGACGTCCCCACGCTGATCGTGCACGGCACTGCGGACAACATCCTCCCGATCGACGTCACGGGCCGGCGGTTCGCCAAGGCCCTGCCCAGTGCCGAGTACGTGGAGATCGAGGGCGCCCCGCACGGCATGCTCTGGACCCACGCCGCCGAGGTCAACGAGGCGCTGCTGGGGTTCCTGGCGAAGTAG
- a CDS encoding serine hydrolase, with protein MTWKVLHHMNTSGPSRPAAKSLNARGKLLLLWAATVLVLLGVVTFAVVRTGPVPRTDFLAGPDEQWQKPAAAAAPQAPRAAVDLDAEIRRILAENSGYRIGVVVQDTRGGEPRSYGDGSEFVAASTAKIITAAAYYHLVETGEKSLDVPLGSYDAAFQLQAMVNTSSDDSWLLLMQDIGYPKLIEYAASIGISYDPEQNLLTPAEMAALLKQLSTGKLLNAEHTQELLGYMQQTNNERLITAAVGPDITVQHKYGEVEGYVHDAALLTSGERSYALTIYTWGEDLESEERLAVFHELTDVVVRALLG; from the coding sequence TTGACCTGGAAGGTCCTGCACCACATGAACACCTCGGGACCATCCCGCCCGGCCGCCAAGTCCCTCAACGCCCGGGGCAAGTTGCTCCTGCTCTGGGCGGCGACGGTGCTGGTGCTGCTGGGCGTGGTGACCTTCGCCGTCGTCCGCACCGGTCCGGTCCCCCGGACGGACTTCCTGGCCGGCCCGGACGAGCAGTGGCAGAAACCGGCCGCCGCGGCGGCGCCGCAGGCCCCGCGGGCCGCCGTCGACCTCGACGCCGAGATCCGGCGGATCCTGGCCGAGAACTCCGGCTACCGGATCGGCGTCGTCGTCCAGGACACCCGCGGCGGGGAGCCGCGCAGCTACGGCGACGGGTCCGAGTTTGTGGCCGCGAGCACCGCCAAGATCATCACCGCGGCCGCCTACTACCATCTGGTGGAAACCGGCGAGAAGTCGCTCGACGTGCCGCTGGGCAGCTACGACGCCGCGTTCCAGCTCCAGGCGATGGTCAACACGAGCAGCGACGACTCCTGGCTGCTGCTGATGCAGGACATCGGCTACCCCAAGCTGATCGAGTACGCCGCGTCGATCGGGATCAGCTACGACCCGGAACAGAACCTGCTGACCCCGGCCGAGATGGCGGCGCTGCTCAAGCAGCTCTCCACCGGGAAGCTGCTGAACGCCGAGCACACGCAGGAACTGCTGGGCTACATGCAGCAGACCAACAACGAACGGCTGATTACAGCCGCCGTCGGCCCGGACATCACGGTGCAGCACAAGTATGGCGAGGTGGAGGGCTATGTCCACGACGCGGCCCTCCTGACGTCCGGCGAGCGCTCCTACGCGCTCACCATCTACACGTGGGGCGAGGACCTCGAGAGCGAGGAGCGCCTGGCCGTGTTCCACGAACTGACGGACGTGGTGGTGCGGGCGCTGCTGGGGTAG
- a CDS encoding 2-hydroxyacid dehydrogenase → MPKKITVSLPDATLREYLQPHPDVTVLEWDLSGEPPQPHIDIVVPPYMGGPQVLRGLEAAETGLVQSQSIGYDGVAEFLPAGRVFANAAGVHETSTAELALALILASQRELPRLLQNQREGRWESRSTASLADRRVLIVGYGGVGKAIEDRLLAFETTVTRVASKARTDERGHVHGIDELHSLLPEHDIVIVGVPLSDATRHLIDDAFLSAMPDGALLVNVARGPVADTEALVRHTAAGRIRAALDVTDPEPLPQDHPLWGIPGVIISPHVGGASSAMRPRMGRLVQRQIELMMAGEPPANVVLGG, encoded by the coding sequence ATGCCGAAGAAGATTACCGTCAGCCTGCCGGACGCGACCCTGCGGGAGTACCTCCAGCCCCACCCGGACGTCACTGTCCTCGAGTGGGACCTGTCCGGGGAACCGCCCCAGCCGCACATCGACATCGTGGTCCCGCCCTACATGGGCGGCCCGCAGGTCCTGCGCGGCCTGGAAGCGGCGGAAACCGGGCTCGTGCAAAGCCAGTCGATCGGGTACGACGGCGTCGCGGAGTTCCTGCCGGCCGGCCGGGTGTTCGCCAATGCCGCCGGCGTCCACGAAACCTCCACCGCGGAACTGGCCCTCGCCCTGATCCTGGCCAGCCAGCGCGAGCTCCCGCGGTTGCTGCAGAACCAGCGGGAGGGCCGCTGGGAGAGCCGGTCCACCGCCAGCCTGGCCGACCGCCGCGTGCTGATCGTCGGCTACGGCGGCGTCGGCAAAGCGATCGAGGACCGGCTGTTGGCCTTCGAAACCACGGTGACCCGGGTGGCCAGCAAGGCGCGGACGGACGAGCGCGGCCACGTCCACGGCATTGACGAGCTGCACAGCCTGCTGCCGGAGCACGACATCGTGATCGTGGGGGTTCCGCTCAGCGACGCCACCCGCCACCTCATTGACGACGCCTTCCTCTCCGCCATGCCCGACGGCGCCCTGCTGGTCAACGTGGCCCGTGGACCGGTCGCGGACACCGAGGCCCTGGTCCGGCACACCGCCGCCGGCCGGATCCGCGCCGCGCTGGACGTCACCGATCCCGAGCCGCTGCCGCAGGACCACCCGCTGTGGGGGATCCCCGGCGTCATCATCAGCCCGCATGTGGGCGGGGCGAGCTCGGCCATGCGCCCGCGGATGGGCCGGCTCGTCCAGCGGCAGATCGAACTCATGATGGCGGGTGAACCGCCGGCGAACGTGGTTCTGGGCGGCTAA
- a CDS encoding VOC family protein: protein MDIRLENVGIAVRDLEEAIAFFTDLGLAVVGRDTVSGEWTDTAVGLDGNHANIAMLETPDGHGRLELFEYIYPEAIETAPTRPNDIGMHRVAFSVPNIGEALEIAARHGCHPLRGVATYKDIYKLTYLRGPSGILVMLAEELKKN from the coding sequence ATGGACATCAGACTTGAGAACGTCGGCATCGCCGTGCGAGACCTGGAGGAGGCTATCGCCTTCTTCACCGACCTCGGCCTGGCGGTCGTCGGCCGCGACACCGTCAGCGGCGAATGGACCGACACCGCCGTCGGGCTTGACGGCAATCACGCCAACATTGCCATGCTCGAAACGCCGGACGGTCACGGCCGCCTCGAACTCTTTGAGTACATCTACCCCGAGGCGATCGAGACGGCGCCCACCCGTCCCAACGACATCGGCATGCACCGGGTCGCGTTCTCAGTCCCTAACATCGGCGAAGCACTGGAAATAGCCGCGAGGCACGGCTGCCATCCGCTTCGCGGCGTGGCGACCTACAAAGACATCTACAAACTCACATACCTCCGCGGTCCCAGCGGCATCCTTGTGATGCTCGCCGAGGAACTGAAGAAAAACTGA
- a CDS encoding DUF808 domain-containing protein: MSGGLVALLDDIAALAKIAAASVDDVAAGAAKAGAKAAGVVIDDAAVTPQYVSGTDPSRELPMIKRIFWGSLRNKLLIILPALLLISAFIPGVIPFILMAGGTYLCYEGAEKVWHKLRGHHEADEDTPAVDRGPEAEAKVTKGAITTDFILSCEIMVIAMNEVAAESLWVRASILVAVAIAITAAVYGAVALIVKMDDIGLHLTTKDSAGSQRFGELLVRGMPAVLTTITVIGTVAMLWVGGHIMLQGAHDLGWHLPYDLVHLLEAPFAGIPVVGGFLAWLVNTLCSAVLGLAWGLVVMAILHPLLNALPFGKKEGGHEEGDVRAAAD; encoded by the coding sequence GTGAGCGGCGGTCTCGTCGCCCTGCTGGACGACATCGCAGCCCTGGCCAAGATTGCGGCCGCCTCGGTGGACGACGTCGCAGCCGGAGCGGCCAAGGCGGGGGCCAAGGCCGCGGGCGTGGTCATTGACGACGCCGCCGTCACCCCGCAGTACGTGTCCGGCACGGACCCGTCCCGCGAACTGCCGATGATCAAGCGGATCTTCTGGGGCTCGCTCCGGAACAAGCTGTTGATCATCCTGCCGGCGCTGCTGCTCATCAGCGCCTTCATCCCGGGTGTCATTCCGTTCATTCTCATGGCGGGCGGCACCTACCTCTGCTACGAGGGTGCCGAGAAGGTTTGGCACAAGCTCCGCGGCCACCACGAAGCCGACGAAGACACTCCAGCGGTCGACCGGGGTCCGGAGGCGGAGGCCAAGGTCACCAAGGGCGCCATCACCACCGACTTCATCCTCTCCTGCGAGATCATGGTCATCGCGATGAACGAGGTGGCGGCCGAATCCCTGTGGGTTCGGGCCTCCATCCTGGTCGCAGTGGCGATCGCGATCACGGCGGCCGTGTACGGCGCCGTCGCGCTCATCGTCAAGATGGACGACATCGGCCTGCACCTGACCACCAAGGACTCCGCGGGCTCCCAGCGCTTCGGCGAGCTGCTCGTCCGGGGCATGCCTGCGGTCCTGACCACGATCACCGTTATCGGGACGGTCGCCATGCTGTGGGTCGGCGGCCACATCATGCTGCAGGGCGCCCATGACCTCGGCTGGCACCTGCCGTACGACCTGGTCCACCTCCTCGAGGCCCCCTTTGCCGGGATCCCGGTGGTAGGCGGCTTCCTGGCCTGGCTTGTCAACACCCTGTGCTCGGCCGTCCTTGGTCTCGCCTGGGGCCTCGTCGTCATGGCCATCCTTCACCCGCTGCTCAACGCGCTGCCATTCGGCAAGAAGGAAGGCGGGCACGAGGAGGGCGACGTCCGCGCCGCCGCCGACTGA
- a CDS encoding ABC transporter ATP-binding protein has protein sequence MLWKLLVEYLRPQRRLLLAVVVFQLAASIASLYLPTLNADIIDQGVARGDTDYIMRTGGEMLMITLLQIACTIAAVYFGAKAAMALGRDVRGAIFTRVAEFSEQEVTRFGAPSLITRSTNDVQQVQQLVLMSATLMVTAPMLSIGGVIMAVRQDVQLSWLIAVSVPVLLIAVGLIVTRMVPLFRLMQTRIDTVNRVLREQLTGIRVVRAFVREDIETARFGRANEDVTDTALRAGRLMALAFPTVMLVLNVSSVAVIWFGAFRIEDGSMQVGTMIAFLSYLMQILMSVMMATFMAIMIPRAAVSGDRIGAVLGTESSVRPPEHPVSLSGRTARGELEMRDVGFAYPGAEAPVLSDVSFTARAGQTTAIIGSTGSGKTTLVNLMPRLFDATSGSVRIDGVDVRELHPDLLWGHIGLVPQKPYLFSGTVRSNLLYGKPDATEDELWRALAIAQAEDFVRGMEGGLDAPISQGGTNVSGGQRQRIAIARALVKRPELYIFDDSFSSLDTATDARLRQALRQHTAGATLVIIAQRVSSIVDADQILVLDDGRIVAHGTHEELLETSETYQEIVNSQLAAEEAV, from the coding sequence ATGCTCTGGAAACTGCTCGTCGAATACCTGAGGCCGCAGCGGCGGCTGCTGCTCGCCGTCGTCGTCTTCCAGCTGGCGGCGTCCATCGCCTCGCTGTACCTGCCCACTCTGAACGCGGACATCATCGACCAGGGTGTGGCGCGCGGGGACACCGACTACATCATGCGCACCGGCGGCGAGATGCTCATGATCACGCTGCTGCAGATCGCCTGCACCATCGCCGCAGTCTACTTCGGCGCGAAGGCCGCGATGGCGCTGGGCCGGGACGTGCGCGGGGCGATCTTCACCCGGGTCGCTGAGTTCTCCGAGCAGGAAGTGACCCGGTTCGGCGCGCCGAGCCTGATCACCCGGTCCACCAACGACGTCCAGCAGGTCCAGCAGCTGGTGCTGATGTCCGCCACGCTGATGGTCACCGCGCCCATGCTGAGCATCGGCGGCGTCATCATGGCCGTCCGGCAGGACGTGCAGCTGTCCTGGCTGATCGCCGTCAGCGTGCCGGTGCTGCTCATCGCTGTGGGGCTGATCGTCACGCGGATGGTGCCGCTGTTCCGGCTCATGCAGACCCGGATCGACACGGTCAACCGGGTGCTGCGCGAACAGCTCACCGGCATCCGCGTGGTCCGCGCCTTCGTCCGCGAGGACATCGAGACCGCCCGCTTCGGCCGCGCCAACGAGGACGTCACGGACACCGCACTGCGTGCCGGCCGGCTGATGGCGCTCGCATTCCCCACCGTGATGCTGGTGCTGAACGTCTCGTCCGTGGCGGTGATCTGGTTCGGGGCGTTCCGGATCGAGGACGGTTCCATGCAGGTTGGCACCATGATTGCGTTCCTGAGCTACCTCATGCAGATCCTGATGTCCGTCATGATGGCCACCTTCATGGCGATCATGATCCCGCGCGCCGCCGTCTCCGGGGACCGGATCGGTGCGGTGCTGGGCACCGAATCGAGCGTCCGGCCGCCCGAGCACCCGGTCAGCCTCTCCGGCCGCACCGCCCGCGGCGAACTGGAAATGCGCGACGTCGGATTCGCCTACCCGGGTGCCGAGGCGCCGGTCCTCTCGGACGTGAGCTTCACCGCCCGCGCCGGGCAGACGACGGCGATCATCGGGTCGACCGGTTCGGGCAAGACCACCCTGGTGAACCTGATGCCGCGGCTGTTCGACGCCACCTCCGGCTCGGTGCGGATCGACGGCGTGGACGTGCGCGAGCTGCACCCGGACCTGCTCTGGGGGCACATCGGCCTGGTCCCGCAGAAGCCTTATCTGTTCTCGGGCACTGTGCGCAGCAACCTGCTCTACGGCAAACCCGACGCCACCGAGGACGAACTCTGGCGGGCGCTGGCCATCGCGCAGGCGGAGGATTTCGTCCGCGGGATGGAGGGCGGGCTGGACGCGCCGATCTCGCAGGGCGGTACCAACGTCTCCGGCGGGCAGCGGCAGCGGATCGCGATAGCCCGGGCGCTGGTGAAACGGCCCGAGCTCTACATCTTTGACGACTCGTTCTCCTCGCTGGACACCGCAACGGATGCCCGGCTGCGGCAGGCGCTCAGGCAGCACACCGCCGGCGCCACCCTGGTGATCATCGCCCAGCGGGTGTCCAGCATCGTGGACGCGGACCAGATCCTAGTGCTCGACGACGGCAGGATCGTCGCGCACGGAACGCACGAGGAGCTGCTGGAGACCTCGGAGACGTACCAGGAGATCGTGAATTCCCAGCTCGCGGCGGAGGAGGCGGTATGA